One segment of Paraburkholderia caribensis DNA contains the following:
- a CDS encoding helix-turn-helix domain-containing protein translates to MLRAHRKFSQQGLADRSGLTRAFISLLERGESNVSIDSLFSLCAGLSISFTELVMLMRELEEIESQRRRRGRVPKKELARGKLKMRQQPANATGVRKLALLLLKNEA, encoded by the coding sequence GTGCTGCGCGCACACAGAAAGTTTTCTCAGCAAGGGTTGGCTGATCGTTCGGGATTGACGCGAGCATTCATTAGTCTTTTGGAACGAGGGGAGTCCAACGTCTCTATCGATTCGTTGTTTTCATTGTGCGCAGGGTTGTCAATCTCGTTCACTGAACTCGTGATGCTAATGCGCGAGCTCGAAGAGATCGAATCTCAACGACGTAGGAGGGGCCGCGTTCCGAAAAAAGAGCTGGCGCGTGGCAAGCTCAAGATGCGTCAACAACCTGCGAACGCGACTGGCGTCAGGAAACTGGCCTTACTGCTTCTCAAGAACGAGGCGTAG